The Streptomyces aurantiacus genome includes a region encoding these proteins:
- a CDS encoding NAD(P)-dependent oxidoreductase: MAPHHSSQTPVTVLGLGLMGTALAAALLRAGHPTTVWNRTRSRTGPLTAQGATPAGTPAEAVTASPLVVVCLTTYDDVTGLLQPHTTALAGRTLVNVTNGTPAQARKFALWAQEHGIRYVDGGIMAVPQMIGTPAAYVLYSGDQEAYASHRPALAALGGTRWTGTDPGLAALYDLSLLTGMYGMVMGVAQSFALIRSQGIEAREFAPLLSDWLNAMTAGLVPGTAEAVDTGRHMTDVSSLAVNQAAFPNLLTAFADQGVRPELFAPMRELLDRAVTEGHADDGLSRLVELLKA; this comes from the coding sequence ATGGCACCCCACCACTCGTCACAGACCCCCGTCACCGTCCTCGGCCTGGGCCTCATGGGCACGGCACTCGCGGCCGCCCTCCTGAGGGCCGGCCACCCCACCACGGTCTGGAACCGCACCCGGTCCAGAACGGGCCCGCTCACCGCACAGGGGGCGACACCGGCCGGCACCCCGGCCGAGGCCGTCACCGCGAGCCCACTGGTCGTCGTCTGCCTCACGACGTACGACGACGTGACCGGGCTCCTCCAGCCGCACACCACCGCGCTGGCGGGCCGCACCCTGGTGAACGTCACCAACGGAACCCCCGCGCAGGCGCGGAAGTTCGCGCTCTGGGCGCAGGAGCACGGCATCCGGTACGTCGACGGCGGGATCATGGCCGTGCCCCAGATGATCGGGACCCCCGCCGCGTACGTCCTCTACAGCGGCGACCAGGAGGCGTACGCGTCGCATCGGCCGGCCCTCGCGGCCCTGGGCGGCACCCGCTGGACGGGCACGGACCCGGGCCTGGCGGCCCTCTACGACCTGTCCCTGCTGACGGGCATGTACGGCATGGTGATGGGCGTGGCCCAGTCCTTCGCCCTGATCCGCTCCCAGGGCATCGAGGCCCGGGAGTTCGCCCCGCTGCTCTCGGACTGGCTGAACGCCATGACGGCCGGTCTGGTCCCGGGCACGGCCGAGGCGGTCGACACCGGCCGCCACATGACCGACGTCTCCAGCCTGGCCGTCAACCAGGCGGCGTTCCCGAACCTGCTGACCGCCTTCGCCGACCAGGGCGTACGCCCCGAACTCTTCGCCCCGATGCGGGAGTTGCTCGACCGGGCGGTCACCGAGGGCCACGCGGACGACGGCCTCTCCCGCCTGGTGGAGCTGCTGAAGGCCTGA
- a CDS encoding DUF4232 domain-containing protein, producing MSARTTRTRMLAAATFALAALTLTACNNGEGVRDEGASAGADSSSVTPSPKGSEGSSKGAGQADAVGSASGGDKGTQGSTGSNGTTASPGTTNSSGSADSDSALTPCTNVRTTATVVSRPLNHLLLTVTNTGSKNCNLTGYPAVRFGEAQSVPPVFEDSKPQAVTTLAPGESGYAGVLLSAADGSGSNGYTAKSLTFHLKGSERVQNPSLPAKGVYVDDSIQVTYWQSTMDNALTW from the coding sequence ATGTCCGCACGCACCACCCGCACCCGTATGCTCGCCGCTGCCACGTTCGCGCTCGCCGCACTGACGCTGACGGCGTGCAACAACGGAGAGGGCGTTCGCGACGAGGGCGCGTCGGCCGGCGCCGACTCCTCGTCCGTGACCCCCTCGCCCAAGGGCAGCGAGGGAAGCTCCAAGGGCGCGGGGCAGGCCGACGCCGTGGGATCGGCGTCCGGCGGCGACAAGGGCACGCAGGGCTCCACGGGTTCGAACGGCACGACGGCCTCCCCCGGCACGACGAACTCCTCGGGCTCGGCGGACTCGGACTCCGCCCTCACTCCCTGCACCAACGTCCGTACGACCGCCACCGTGGTCTCCCGCCCCCTCAACCACCTCCTCCTCACCGTCACCAACACCGGCTCGAAGAACTGCAACCTGACCGGCTACCCGGCCGTCCGCTTCGGCGAGGCCCAGTCGGTACCGCCGGTCTTCGAGGACTCCAAGCCGCAGGCGGTGACCACGCTGGCTCCGGGCGAGTCGGGATACGCGGGCGTGCTCCTGTCGGCGGCGGACGGCAGCGGCTCCAACGGCTACACGGCCAAGTCGCTGACGTTCCACCTCAAGGGCTCGGAGAGGGTTCAGAACCCGTCGCTCCCCGCGAAGGGCGTGTACGTGGACGACTCGATCCAGGTCACGTACTGGCAGTCGACGATGGACAACGCCCTCACCTGGTGA